From the genome of Labrus mixtus chromosome 17, fLabMix1.1, whole genome shotgun sequence:
tcctcgctctcctccatGGACACAGTGAGAGCAGCGCTAGAAAGACTCTCAACTCCTGTAGCTGTCGAACACTCTGCAGGAACACTGTTGATGCAGGTACAAGAATGTTAGAATCAGACACCAAATGAAGAAATCAAACATCCTCCCAAGTATGGGACGACCAACTCATCTAGAGAAGGCACCGACCTCCGCTGCTGTATCGACGCCTCTGTGACAGGAGGACAAGGAAGAGGCTCAGGCACACTCTGCAACATCTCTTCTTGTTGGCAGACTGGGATCTCAATCAGAGAGAGGATGATAAACTTTTCCTCCGAGTCAGAAGGCATCTGCCCTGAcagcactgagagagagagagagagagggagagggagagagagagagagagagaggactttTAGCCAATAATTACGAGTACAGAATTAACAGGTGTGAGTGATCAATTGTTGACTTACTGTCTGGAAATATTGAGAAACTGGGATCACTGAAAGACTCTTCTGTACTTGGCAGTGGTGCATCCTGGGATTTGAAAAAGAATCAAAGCCACAAATTTCAGGATTGATCCATAAATGACATGCAGTTAAGAGGTTTTTCACATAAATCACAGGACTTTGGATGATTTGTATTAATCCCTGAAATGACTTGTAATGTTGGTACTACATAGCGTAGTTGTCTGTTTCAATCCAGGCGCTGCATCCTTCAAAGGACACATTTGAAAACCAATTGTATCTCGGGGGTGCGTCGAAGGCCGTCCCATTTCAAAGGCTCCTTCGGCTGACTAATGTGTCCAACTTTCCCAGGGCCACAGAGGAGGAATCCAGAGCATCTTTTGTGGAACTACATATCCCTACATTCATTGCGTGCCAACTCAAAGGAAATGGCATCCAAGAGGTCAACGATTAAACTTCTAAATAAATGGTTTCAACTCAGTCAAAAAGCTAGCAATacatatcttatcttataaaaAGAAAGGCGCCttgaaactttatttattgGTGAAGTTGGTTAATCTAGCTAGTTCTGGTGCAGCTGTAGAAGTTGCTAGGCAACAGCAGCAGCGCTTAGTAATGAGAAGGTAAAGGCAGGAACAGCTGGACAAACAGGAAATCCTCCATAGACCGTCTCATTGCAGAACAACCTGAGCGGTCTACACGGGGCTACGAAGGCTGGGTCCCTCATTGGCCTGGTCCTTTGAAGGATGCTACCCCACTCAAACGCCATTTCCATTAAATTGATGCCGCATAGCATAATGTTGACAAGCTAAAGTAATTAATAAAGCCAGACTGATATAGGATTTTGAGGGCCGATGCTGATATTAGTGAGAACAAAAATTCCAATATCGATAAATCAACCAATATCTTTCTAAGATCTATATATATTTAGATCTCATCTCTTACCTGAGTCGAATGGTCCTGTGCTTCTGATACACAGCCAAACGAGGCTCCAGCAACAGTTGGAGGTAAATTCTGGCTACTTAATTGGCTAAGAGCTTCTTCTACTTGTTCCTGAATGTCAGGTTGAAGTTCAGGCAGAGCTCCGTGAGAAACCGAGGCATCCACACCTTCTGAGGTAGGAACAGAATCTATGGAAAAAAAGGACCATTAGCTTTTAACAAGTTGATCCTTTGTGGGGCAAGGGGACTTGATTTTCTTACTGAGTCATACCTGCTTCTGCTTGCTCTGCGTCCTGGACTTGTTGGGACTGAGGAGGTTGGCGACTGCGTCCAAGGTTAGGTTTGGGTTTTACATACCGGCCTCTACGACTCAGAGGGTCTCTTCTTGACTTTGAAGAGTCTGTTTGTTCCAAATGATCTTTGGGAGTGCTTTAAGTGGAAAACAAACGAACAATGTTAGAGGAGAATCCATCGAATACTTCCTTTATGGTGGTTTGAAAATGGTTGAAAATAAGACAATAACAGTTTCAAGTGCGGGTGAGGATCCCCGGGTAACTCATGACACAATGTAATACTAGATATGATGCCCACAATAAGGATTATATCACCATACAGCGTTCCCAATAGTTGATATATTGCAAGAAAATCAGAACAGAAGACTCTAAAATTCacccaaaaaagtaaaaagcaggaaaattgtatttattcactgcaattTCCATTTTTTATCTCTATCCTACTGTCAACTTCTTTGGTCAATTTAATTTCCATCAATGTTGCCATTATTCATGTCATAGACTCCCCCCTGAGGAGTCGTGAAGTAGTGACATAGTGAGTGAAATTGCCTGGGAAATCCAAAGCACCAAATTGTCTTTTCGATTAAAATACCAATATTTAGCACCAGCAACTTGATTATTGTGTCACCGTTAGTTAGGACAATGATAAATTGCAAAATCGATATTTTATCCCACTCCTACTATTTGGATTGTCTTACATTCttacacaaaatacatttaaattcttaCCTTTGTGCAGTTGTTTGATTGGCTTCAGGATATTGTTGGACTTCTTGACATTGTGACTTTGGCAGCTGAGTGCTTCCCTCTGAATCTGATGTGGACTGGTTATTAGTAGGGAGATAAGATTTAATTTGTGACTCTGCGGAGCCTCCTTCTGAAGACTGAGCATCAGAGATAGGAATCTCTGTTGGTTGGGTATTCGTTTCTATTGCTTCAATAAATGTGTCCTGTTTGAGGTCCCAATGTGCAGCAGGTCCAGCCTCCACCTTGTCGCTGGTGGGCATTTTGTCCCATTCAACGTTGGATTTTTCAGTGGTTTTATTTTCAAGAACTGAGTCATCAGCAGACGAAGACACAGCCTTGTCATTTAAGATATCTACAGACTCTGCAGACTTTGTTGAGCTGAGAAGTTCTGTATGTAAGGAACATTGCGTCGTCTTTAAGTCCttgctgtctctgtctgtggatTCCAGTTCCCTTTGTTGACTGTTATTTTCTGGTATGTCCTTGTGGCATTGTTGGGAAGGTTTACTTGTATCATCTGACTGCATTTGAGTCTGTCTAGCTCTGGTTGACGATCCAATGTTGGGTTTGACTCTGGGAACCCGTCGCCTTCCCTGAGCTACACTCTGTTGTGAGCCCTCCGAGCCTGAGTCCAGTCCAACATCTGTCACCGGCTCCTCAGTTGAAGATAAGTCCTCCGATGCTTTTTGAGTAGAGCGTGATTCCAGTGAAGATTTTGAAACCAAAGCAGAGACAGTACTTTCATTTTGTCCTAGCTGTCCAGGAGGGACTGTCCCACCACCAAGATCTTGAacatctgtctttttctcctcatttaTAGAAACATTATCTTTGGGTGAAGGAGGAAATCCCAAATCCAATGACCATACATCATCTGGGGCAGGACCAGTGCATTCACTTGTTTTTTCAGGAGATGTCCTGCAGGCTGGTTGGCCCAAAAATTCAacctttgtttcttcttgtaGTGTGGGTTTTGGAATTTCAATGGAGTCTTTCTCTACAACGTTGCTAGTGGTTTGTGGTTTAGGACGTACAGTTCTTGATGTCAGAGCTACATTGGGTTTTGGTTTGAATCTCTGGAATCGACTTCTTCTTGTCTGGGGGGAGGATGCATCTTCACTCTCATGTTTCTGACTGACAAGAAAATCGTGTTTAACTGAGTCTATATTTGACCCCTGGTCACCTGAGGATTCTGTGACCACACATGTTTGCAAATCTCTAGAGCTACTTTCAGTTGTCCCAACATGAGGCACCAAATCTTGCACCTTGGGCTGAGATGTTGACGTTGTATCTCTGGTAGTCTGATTTGTATCAAACTGGGCTTCAGATGAGATCTGACTTTCTGTGGGTCTCTGGTCAAATGTTGCTGAACCAGGTTCAAACTGACAACGAGCAGCTccaatttctttcttttcccgcTCAATTGTAGTCATTTCCTCCGTGGGTGCAAGAGAAGTTCCTGGAACCGAAGATGGCATTAGATCTGGAGCAAGTCCAACGCCTTCCCTCGGATTTTCAGTTAATGGGATGCAAGTTTGTTCTACAAAAACGTCTATTGTTTTTTCATGGACGTCAGGGTTTTGAGTTGGCTGGGATTGTTCCTCGACAGTTTCTTTGGTCGTTTGAGGTTTAGAACGTACAGCTCTTGATGTCTGTGCTACATTGGGTTTGGGTTTGACTTTCTGGAATCGACTTATCGTGGTCTTGCAAGTTGATGCTCCTTCGTTATCCTGTTTCTGACTGACAGGTAAAACTTCTGCAGGCACAACAGGAGCAGAGTCTTTGTTAGACCCTTGTGATTCTGTAACTACGGTGTCTGATTTCAGCTGATTACCACCGCCCCCTTCTGTGGACTTAGGTGTTGGTTTTGTTTCTTCTGCAGCCTGTTCTGTACTCGATGGGGCTACAGAAACGTTCTGGTTTTCTGAAGAATCCTGGTGTAAAGTGGTCATCCCCAAATTATCCTCACCACCAACGAGTCCAACAACTGTCTTCTTCTTGTCCATCTTAGGTATTTCCTCTGACAAAGTAAGAGCAGGGCCAAATTCCAATGAAGGTGAGGAATCAGAAACAAGTCCTTGACCTGGTTTTTCAAGAGAGGTGGGTTCTGCTGAAGGGATTTCAATGTTTGGAGATGGGTTGGGGTCTTTCTCTACAGTTTCTTTGGTCGTTTGAGGTTTAGAACGTACGGCTCTTGAAGACTTTGCTAGGTTGGGTTTTGGTTTGACTTTCTGGAATCGACTTATCCCGGTCTTGGGAGGAGATGCACTTCTACTCTCTTGTTTCTGACTGTCAGGTAAATCTTCTACAGATGTTACACCTGAAGCCAGATGCTCACTGCTTTCTTGGACTGAGGCTGAGTCTACATTTGTCGGTAGTCCAATCTGTAAATCTTGGACTGCTGTGTCAGATGTCACCAGATTATTTGTGCTACTTTGAGTGGTCCAAACACGAGATTCGGGCATGACGTCTGTGGACCATGAGTCTCCGCTGTCCTTGATTATTTGCGTCTCTGGACCTGATGTTGCTGCATCGGACCTCTCCTGTCTGCCAGATTGCTTTTCTGTAAATTTGACGTCTGAACAACTCAAGTGCACATTGTCATCTTTCAACATGTCTTCATGGTGGGATACTACTTCAGGGATTTCTTCTGCAGCTGATAGTATCCCAGTGGCTTGAACAAGGTTTGGGGAATCTGTATGGCTCTGTTCAGCAATAGATGTGTCAGGTTGGGATTGCGACTGGGCAGCCCTCGAGGCTCGGCCTAGGTTAGGTTTTGGTTTCACCTTGGATAATCGTCCCCTCTTGGCTGGTGTAGAGTCTTTCTTTGAACCCTCTGGACTTGCATGTAATTTAGTGGTAGGATCCACATCAGTACCAGTCTGCTGATTACTACTTTGCAAGCCATCATCGTCTGTTGTGCTACTTTGTAGCTCCAAAGTGGTTTCTGAGGTTTCTGTGATTCCGTGGCCAGAGGTTGCAGACATAAAAGGAGTGGCACTGTTTTCTTCTTGTGCATAAGGCATTGATGCAATCTCTTCTTCCAGGTGTGGACTAGCTTCACTCAGATTTACTGATATCGTCTCTGCAAGTGAACATTAAGAGACGTTTAGTATGCAGGTAATTTAATCCTCTTAATTCAATGTAACATTTTGGTTTCTTACCTGTTGTTTGTTCTGGTGTGACTAATTGATTCTGGTCTGGTTGAGAGAGGTGAGCCAGATTGCCGATGGTCAACAAGGTCTGAGCGGCCTCGTTGTAGCTCTCGTCTTCAGTTACTGCAATTAAATGATGCACAAAAAAATTAACTCTAATACCATGTAAATGTATTGTCAAAACTGGATTTCCACTGTCAAGCCTTTCAACATACCTTCTGAGTGTTCTGAAGAAAGGAATTCTATAACATCCTGTTGGGGGAAAAACATGTATTGTAAGTCAAATGAACTCCTCTTACACTGTACAAGCCAGACTAGTTGTGAAATGATGTGATATATATATGGAAAAATGTCTATTACAATAGCTCCAGTTACACTTTTGCAGAGTTTTTAAAACTAGATTTCAAcaggacacaaaaaaatgcaagtTGTTCCATTTGTGCAAAATATGGAGACTGCATCCTTATTCTTCAAACTAAaagtttttgctttttatgtgccaaaaaataaactttgttgTGTAGATAATAAAAAGCAGATATTAGAAATTGTATACAAATGTAAATTTGAGAGTAACTGGGAATAAGGATTTGCTCTAACTGGTAGTTGGGTTTTATGCATGGAACACTTACAACTAGCAGGTCCAATTGGTGTTCACAGGGTTCAGCTGTGCCTGTCTCATTTTGTGCCCGCTCACAAGAGGCATCAGGGCACATAGCATCTTGGGAGATGCCCAACACATCAGGCATATTGGCCAAGATATCAAGCTACGTGCAGGATGAGGGGGGGAGTCAAGAGTGGAGGGTTTGAATTAtggaatgaaaaaaatcatgcacaacataaaacacatgCCCACAAAGATGATGaaatcacaaacaaactgattttatgaagctacaaaataaaagtaatggaAGGTGTATGTTTCTGCAATGCATAATCGCTGAAGAGTGTCTCATACCTCCTCCATAGTCTCTTCCACTTCTGACATCATCGGATGTGGGGAGCGCAGGCTGGCAGGCACAAATGCCGGTGCATTGCTGTCGTTACTGGAGCCACATGCAGGCTGCGACGCCACTTGTTCCTCCCACTGCTCGTCATTGTCTTCATCGCTGTAGTCTGACTGAGTGGCCCTGAGGGTGACCAGTTTGGGCTTTTTGGAC
Proteins encoded in this window:
- the zgc:162472 gene encoding transcription factor TFIIIB component B'' homolog isoform X1 produces the protein MFRRSRFSVRPNVGTAGRTAATPQEAPSASQEAGGETPKDVSESCTTDAAVTENKSEATPSEKPTSTGDGNDQNGEGTSSSAAVQRRKRFSIKPKVAPGRLSTLSRTPKSPAKAVAETSISDLDKPTTSSQPGTPTSPRGLQSPRRRRSSEDSRQPKVQPKAVISSDTSGPLADPSADDSQEQTHLPADSGKQLESTSDGPVKKVSFAQPDKVQPSLTDKEATEISEKARTLVSSKGSLSVTSPAFSLSRLLNDPSDMQRIAKAQKLRELLRQEMHREKEKKKIKVIKKEFSLDPAKMTMRDLIRYMPESNPMTSSLEETVIENETVIPPSPAREASPERVKEPEPVPEITSPREEEEEGAQEEDGENQEDQDDSLMVPQVKVAEDGTLIIDEESLTVEVLRAKGPNPANDRDPIFERGSTTTYASFRKPTYSKPWSSEETDMFFLAISMVGTDFSMICQLFPHRSRSEIKNKFKKEERENSWRVDKAFRERRKLDIEYFSKLLEKILEVQKTRKKLKSVTVKNSPKKEKKKRKSRKNSKKLSDVEEEDEDNENSLPDLEGEGEKENEDLCNEGGAEVSKLKKKRKRKSDASKEEPKDKKNKAGKKDKEQDDSCIPEDTEAALPAENTNSDMSEKSGDVNAAKDTTIKPAKLSRGKAPKPLLPLGRKWGKKPPKASTKAGDAASDKGDESEIEGTSEEQLNKDASPLKQANKKSDNDDNSSEEEETTVQPVRPTRYGRVPKPTKPLNYPAREDAHSSASESTSASSARPEPKPPAKRGRTSKAQSAQESKKPKLVTLRATQSDYSDEDNDEQWEEQVASQPACGSSNDSNAPAFVPASLRSPHPMMSEVEETMEELDILANMPDVLGISQDAMCPDASCERAQNETGTAEPCEHQLDLLVDVIEFLSSEHSEVTEDESYNEAAQTLLTIGNLAHLSQPDQNQLVTPEQTTETISVNLSEASPHLEEEIASMPYAQEENSATPFMSATSGHGITETSETTLELQSSTTDDDGLQSSNQQTGTDVDPTTKLHASPEGSKKDSTPAKRGRLSKVKPKPNLGRASRAAQSQSQPDTSIAEQSHTDSPNLVQATGILSAAEEIPEVVSHHEDMLKDDNVHLSCSDVKFTEKQSGRQERSDAATSGPETQIIKDSGDSWSTDVMPESRVWTTQSSTNNLVTSDTAVQDLQIGLPTNVDSASVQESSEHLASGVTSVEDLPDSQKQESRSASPPKTGISRFQKVKPKPNLAKSSRAVRSKPQTTKETVEKDPNPSPNIEIPSAEPTSLEKPGQGLVSDSSPSLEFGPALTLSEEIPKMDKKKTVVGLVGGEDNLGMTTLHQDSSENQNVSVAPSSTEQAAEETKPTPKSTEGGGGNQLKSDTVVTESQGSNKDSAPVVPAEVLPVSQKQDNEGASTCKTTISRFQKVKPKPNVAQTSRAVRSKPQTTKETVEEQSQPTQNPDVHEKTIDVFVEQTCIPLTENPREGVGLAPDLMPSSVPGTSLAPTEEMTTIEREKKEIGAARCQFEPGSATFDQRPTESQISSEAQFDTNQTTRDTTSTSQPKVQDLVPHVGTTESSSRDLQTCVVTESSGDQGSNIDSVKHDFLVSQKHESEDASSPQTRRSRFQRFKPKPNVALTSRTVRPKPQTTSNVVEKDSIEIPKPTLQEETKVEFLGQPACRTSPEKTSECTGPAPDDVWSLDLGFPPSPKDNVSINEEKKTDVQDLGGGTVPPGQLGQNESTVSALVSKSSLESRSTQKASEDLSSTEEPVTDVGLDSGSEGSQQSVAQGRRRVPRVKPNIGSSTRARQTQMQSDDTSKPSQQCHKDIPENNSQQRELESTDRDSKDLKTTQCSLHTELLSSTKSAESVDILNDKAVSSSADDSVLENKTTEKSNVEWDKMPTSDKVEAGPAAHWDLKQDTFIEAIETNTQPTEIPISDAQSSEGGSAESQIKSYLPTNNQSTSDSEGSTQLPKSQCQEVQQYPEANQTTAQSTPKDHLEQTDSSKSRRDPLSRRGRYVKPKPNLGRSRQPPQSQQVQDAEQAEADSVPTSEGVDASVSHGALPELQPDIQEQVEEALSQLSSQNLPPTVAGASFGCVSEAQDHSTQDAPLPSTEESFSDPSFSIFPDMLSGQMPSDSEEKFIILSLIEIPVCQQEEMLQSVPEPLPCPPVTEASIQQRSVPAECSTATGVESLSSAALTVSMEESEETGLINAKDSGSNSTTCTGSVPENQGDPQESTTVQTSTLPETVEGTEETETPPTKQKLQGTTRRAKRQVKPNTSRKQQASTTVTAEEEEESPPLQTNTTEESELPGLSVQPRESDEQQQKKKGGSRKEGSKKAPTGSKDAEESSSARPTRVTRNRNPKGSLPETNNTAPPSCSTPARATSKAQKVKTPRAARKQSAPESEASTSHEVAPTFSSVETLEEQPLSTSLTELNISQTFDFGQGLDPGLTPSQSFLDVFSSQQSLDLDGSSIEEATSVSQYFLSDIFTDVEEG
- the zgc:162472 gene encoding transcription factor TFIIIB component B'' homolog isoform X2 is translated as MFRRSRFSVRPNVGTAGRTAATPQEAPSASQEAGGETPKDVSESCTTDAAVTENKSEATPSEKPTSTGDGNDQNGEGTSSSAAVQRRKRFSIKPKVAPGRLSTLSRTPKSPAKAVAETSISDLDKPTTSSQPGTPTSPRGLQSPRRRRSSEDSRQPKVQPKAVISSDTSGPLADPSADDSQEQTHLPADSGKQLESTSDGPVKKVSFAQPDKVQPSLTDKEATEISEKARTLVSSKGSLSVTSPAFSLSRLLNDPSDMQRIAKAQKLRELLRQEMHREKEKKKIKVIKKEFSLDPAKMTMRDLIRYMPESNPMTSSLEETVIENETVIPPSPAREASPERVKEPEPVPEITSPREEEEEGAQEEDGENQEDQDDSLMVPQVKVAEDGTLIIDEESLTVEVLRAKGPNPANDRDPIFERGSTTTYASFRKPTYSKPWSSEETDMFFLAISMVGTDFSMICQLFPHRSRSEIKNKFKKEERENSWRVDKAFRERRKLDIEYFSKLLEKILEVQKTRKKLKSVTVKNSPKKEKKKRKSRKNSKKLSDVEEEDEDNENSLPDLEGEGEKENEDLCNEGGAEVSKLKKKRKRKSDASKEEPKDKKNKAGKKDKEQDDSCIPEDTEAALPAENTNSDMSEKSGDVNAAKDTTIKPAKLSRGKAPKPLLPLGRKWGKKPPKASTKAGDAASDKGDESEIEGTSEEQLNKDASPLKQANKKSDNDDNSSEEEETTVQPVRPTRYGRVPKPTKPLNYPAREDAHSSASESTSASSARPEPKPPAKRGRTSKAQSAQESKKPKLVTLRATQSDYSDEDNDEQWEEQVASQPACGSSNDSNAPAFVPASLRSPHPMMSEVEETMEEDVIEFLSSEHSEVTEDESYNEAAQTLLTIGNLAHLSQPDQNQLVTPEQTTETISVNLSEASPHLEEEIASMPYAQEENSATPFMSATSGHGITETSETTLELQSSTTDDDGLQSSNQQTGTDVDPTTKLHASPEGSKKDSTPAKRGRLSKVKPKPNLGRASRAAQSQSQPDTSIAEQSHTDSPNLVQATGILSAAEEIPEVVSHHEDMLKDDNVHLSCSDVKFTEKQSGRQERSDAATSGPETQIIKDSGDSWSTDVMPESRVWTTQSSTNNLVTSDTAVQDLQIGLPTNVDSASVQESSEHLASGVTSVEDLPDSQKQESRSASPPKTGISRFQKVKPKPNLAKSSRAVRSKPQTTKETVEKDPNPSPNIEIPSAEPTSLEKPGQGLVSDSSPSLEFGPALTLSEEIPKMDKKKTVVGLVGGEDNLGMTTLHQDSSENQNVSVAPSSTEQAAEETKPTPKSTEGGGGNQLKSDTVVTESQGSNKDSAPVVPAEVLPVSQKQDNEGASTCKTTISRFQKVKPKPNVAQTSRAVRSKPQTTKETVEEQSQPTQNPDVHEKTIDVFVEQTCIPLTENPREGVGLAPDLMPSSVPGTSLAPTEEMTTIEREKKEIGAARCQFEPGSATFDQRPTESQISSEAQFDTNQTTRDTTSTSQPKVQDLVPHVGTTESSSRDLQTCVVTESSGDQGSNIDSVKHDFLVSQKHESEDASSPQTRRSRFQRFKPKPNVALTSRTVRPKPQTTSNVVEKDSIEIPKPTLQEETKVEFLGQPACRTSPEKTSECTGPAPDDVWSLDLGFPPSPKDNVSINEEKKTDVQDLGGGTVPPGQLGQNESTVSALVSKSSLESRSTQKASEDLSSTEEPVTDVGLDSGSEGSQQSVAQGRRRVPRVKPNIGSSTRARQTQMQSDDTSKPSQQCHKDIPENNSQQRELESTDRDSKDLKTTQCSLHTELLSSTKSAESVDILNDKAVSSSADDSVLENKTTEKSNVEWDKMPTSDKVEAGPAAHWDLKQDTFIEAIETNTQPTEIPISDAQSSEGGSAESQIKSYLPTNNQSTSDSEGSTQLPKSQCQEVQQYPEANQTTAQSTPKDHLEQTDSSKSRRDPLSRRGRYVKPKPNLGRSRQPPQSQQVQDAEQAEADSVPTSEGVDASVSHGALPELQPDIQEQVEEALSQLSSQNLPPTVAGASFGCVSEAQDHSTQDAPLPSTEESFSDPSFSIFPDMLSGQMPSDSEEKFIILSLIEIPVCQQEEMLQSVPEPLPCPPVTEASIQQRSVPAECSTATGVESLSSAALTVSMEESEETGLINAKDSGSNSTTCTGSVPENQGDPQESTTVQTSTLPETVEGTEETETPPTKQKLQGTTRRAKRQVKPNTSRKQQASTTVTAEEEEESPPLQTNTTEESELPGLSVQPRESDEQQQKKKGGSRKEGSKKAPTGSKDAEESSSARPTRVTRNRNPKGSLPETNNTAPPSCSTPARATSKAQKVKTPRAARKQSAPESEASTSHEVAPTFSSVETLEEQPLSTSLTELNISQTFDFGQGLDPGLTPSQSFLDVFSSQQSLDLDGSSIEEATSVSQYFLSDIFTDVEEG